A genomic window from Lycium barbarum isolate Lr01 chromosome 4, ASM1917538v2, whole genome shotgun sequence includes:
- the LOC132636426 gene encoding TPR repeat-containing thioredoxin TTL1-like: protein MSNSRNPISEMCLVDGLTDRFRNSLNYTEPNNNGSTDINKPDFKELDLGSPVSTLPTRPATSTTSSSSSSGSMSGQNPNRVNPNYSGELSGSVESSRRFKPGHTRSRSDSYPLIYSGKSSVSSFPIGNICPSGKILKTTIPSNKSAKNDILGSSRTGNYGHGSIIRGGIGGVDSGVVKEKSYDQEELKKKGNFKTAIPSNKSSKSDILGSSGTGNYLHGNIIRGSIGGVDSGLVKEKNYDPEELKRIGNENYKKGNFTEALSFYDKAIAICPGNAACHCNRAAALIGLKQVVEAVKECEEAIRLDPSYFRAHQRLGSLLLCLGQVENARNHMCIMGHQPDHGDLLKLQGVEKHIGKCTDARRVADWWSTLREADAAIAFGADASPQLLACRAEALLKLHRLEDAELSLSNAHKLESSTLGSQSKNFGMLSEAYLLFVQSQLEMALGRFENALTTIERAGQIDPQSIEVSVLSKNVRLVGRARARGNNLFKSERYTEACAAYGEGLRLDSSNAVLYCNRAACWYKLRQWEKSVDDCDQALCIQPNYTKALLRKASSNTKLERWAETVRDYEVLRKALPYDNEVAESLFHAQVALKKSRGEDVYNMKFVGEVELVSGLEQFRAAISSPGAFVVYFEAASNLQCKQISPILHTLSSKYPSIHFLKVDVDESPAVATAENVKVLPTFKIYKQGNCMKEMVSPNPEVLESLVRHYTI, encoded by the exons ATGTCGAATTCAAGAAACCCCATATCAGAAATGTGCCTCGTTGATGGGCTAACTGATCGGTTTCGAAACTCTCTGAATTACACTGAACCTAACAACAATGGTAGCACCGACATTAACAAACCTGATTTCAAAGAACTGGATCTTGGATCACCCGTTTCAACTTTACCGACCCGACCCGCCACTTCAACAACTAGCAGTTCCAGCTCATCGGGGTCAATGTCGGGTCAAAACCCAAACCGGGTCAACCCGAATTACTCAGGTGAGCTTTCCGGGTCAGTAGAAAGCTCACGTCGGTTTAAACCGGGTCATACCCGTTCCAGGTCTGATTCTTACCCGTTAATCTACTCTGGTAAAAGTTCTGTAAGTTCATTTCCAATTGGTAATATTTGCCCTTCAGGTAAAATCTTGAAAACTACTATTCCTAGTAATAAGTCTGCGAAAAATGACATTTTGGGGTCATCAAGAACTGGGAATTATGGTCATGGTAGTATAATTCGGGGCGGTATTGGTGGTGTCGATAGCGGTGTTGTGAAAGAAAAAAGTTATGATCaagaagagttgaagaagaaggGTAATTTTAAAACTGCTATTCCTAGTAATAAGTCATCGAAAAGTGACATTTTGGGGTCATCAGGAACCGGAAATTACTTGCACGGGAACATAATTCGTGGCAGTATTGGTGGTGTTGATAGTGGTCTtgtgaaagaaaaaaattatgATCCAGAAGAGTTAAAGAGAATAGGGAATGAGAATTACAAGAAGGGGAATTTTACTGAGGCTTTAAGTTTTTATGATAAAGCGATAGCGATTTGTCCAGGAAATGCTGCGTGCCATTGTAATCGAGCAGCTGCGTTGATCGGTCTGAAACAGGTGGTGGAAGCTGTGAAGGAATGTGAGGAAGCTATTAGGTTGGATCCTTCATATTTTAGGGCACATCAAAGGCTAGGATCATTGCTACTTTG TTTAGGACAGGTTGAAAATGCCAGAAATCATATGTGTATCATGGGGCATCAGCCAGATCACGGTGATTTGCTGAAGTTGCAAGGAGTGGAGAAACATATTGGAAAATGCACTGATGCCCGTAGGGTTGCTGATTGGTGGAGTACGTTAAGAGAAGCTGATGCAGCAATTGCTTTTGGAGCCGATGCATCTCCTCAG CTACTTGCATGTAGAGCGGAAGCTCTTCTGAAGCTACACCGATTAGAGGATGCTGAATTGAGCCTATCAAATGCTCACAAGCTTGAATCATCTACTTTGGGATCCCAGTCAAAAAACTTTGGGATGCTTTCTGAAGCATACCTACTCTTTGTTCAGTCTCAACTGGAAATGGCTTTGGGAAG GTTTGAAAATGCACTTACCACCATTGAAAGAGCTGGACAGATTGACCCTCAAAGTATTGAAGTTTCAGTTTTATCCAAGAATGTGAGATTGGTGGGACGAGCTCGTGCTCGTGGCAACAATTTATTTAAATCTGAGAGATATACTGAAGCTTGTGCGGCTTATGGGGAAGGTCTCAGGCTTGATTCTTCAAATGCAGTTCTATACTGCAACAGAGCAGCTTGCTGGTACAAACTTAGGCAGTGGGAAAAATCAGTGGATGATTGCGATCAAGCTCTCTGTATTCAGCCAAATTATACTAAAGCCCTACTTCGAAAGGCTTCCTCAAACACCAAG CTAGAAAGATGGGCTGAAACTGTTAGAGATTATGAAGTTTTGAGGAAAGCACTCCCATATGACaatgaagttgctgaatcatTGTTCCATGCCCAAGTTGCATTAAAGAAATCACGTGGCGAAGATGTTTACAATATGAAATTTGTTGGGGAGGTGGAGTTGGTCTCAGGTCTCGAGCAATTTCGAGCTGCAATCTCATCACCTG GTGCATTTGTTGTCTATTTTGAAGCGGCATCAAACCTACAATGCAAGCAGATATCTCCGATTTTACATACATTAAGCTCTAAATATCCTTCCATACATTTTCTCAAG GTGGATGTGGATGAAAGCCCGGCAGTTGCTACTGCTGAGAATGTCAAAGTCCTACCAACATTTAAGATTTACAAACAGGGAAACTGCATGAAGGAAATGGTTTCTCCAAATCCAGAGGTGTTGGAGTCCTTGGTGAGGCATTACACTATTTAA
- the LOC132638580 gene encoding anther-specific protein LAT52-like, with the protein MAKAVLLLSALCILAFANLAQCHDQVLNVEGSVYCDTCRVQFETRLSEYIEGATVRLVCRDIETEKETYTVEGVTDKNGKYTLKVEGDHENSLCDVGIVKSPREDCKDPALGFENSRVVCSGNVGMHNPTRFANPLFFMKSESVAGCKEVLDELGLFPLEF; encoded by the exons ATGGCAAAGGCTGTTTTGCTCCTTTCTGCACTTTGCATTTTGGCCTTTGCCAACTTGGCTCAATGCCATGATCAGGTCCTCAATGTTGAAGGCAGTGTCTATTGTGACACTTGCCGTGTTCAATTTGAGACCAGACTCAGCGAGTACATCGAAG GTGCAACGGTGAGGCTGGTGTGCAGAGACATTGAGACAGAAAAGGAGACATACACAGTAGAAGGTGTGACAGACAAGAATGGCAAATACACGCTAAAAGTAGAAGGTGACCATGAGAATTCACTTTGTGATGTGGGTATTGTCAAGAGCCCAAGAGAGGATTGCAAGGACCCTGCTCTTGGTTTTGAGAACTCAAGAGTTGTGTGCAGTGGAAATGTTGGCATGCACAATCCAACTCGTTTTGCTAACCCACTTTTCTTCATGAAGAGCGAGTCTGTTGCTGGATGCAAAGAGGTTCTTGATGAGTTGGGTTTATTCCCACTTGAATTTTAA